TTCCATGTGGATATTTCCtggtgttaatttctttttttgtttgtttgtttttgttttgtttttctgagacagagtctcactttgttgtccaggctggagtgcagtggtgcaatctcagctcactgcaagccccgcctcctgggttcacgtcattctcctgcctcagcctcccaagtagttgggactacaggtgcctgccaccatgcccggcttattttttctatttttgatagagatagggttgttaaccaggatggcctcgatctcctgacctcgtgatccgccgagcttggcctcccaaagtgctgggattacaggtgtgagccaccacacctggccattccTTGTGTTAATTTTAccatactaaaaataattaagattatatctataACTATAGGTTGCATCCtgttaatttttccaaaaaatgaCTGAACCTAAAATTGTTTTGGGGACACTTCCAAACTAGCGGTCAAGCAGTGATTTTTCTGGGACTGCAGAAGTTCCTGCTGTGCCCAACCTTTATTACTAACTGGGAAAGACCCAGTGAGACTGGGATGGGCTTATAATTCTACATACAGAACTCAtccaagaaaggaggaaaagctgATTTTTGTGAACGTTGCTACTTGTGCCTGAACTAACTCTCAGGCACATTAGTCagaaaatattacttttggttACTCCCCCAGGTTCCTAAAAGTAAAGCTTTAGAGGCCACCAAATTGGCAATAGAAGCCGGCTTCCGCCATATTGATTCTGCTCATTTATACAATAATGAGGAGCAGGTTGGACTGGCCATCCGAAGCAAGATTGCAGATGGCAGTGTGAAGAGAGAAGACATATTCTACACTTCAAAGGTACCGTGCCTATGATGAGCTTGTGTGCACGTGTATTTATTGTGATTGTGTGGAGGTGGCAATTCTATGACTGGATCCATAGTTGAGGGTGAATTGTGCTTATTTATTTCGATTTATTCACAATTATTCATGTATTAAAACTAACATCAAAGGCAGGAAGTGAAGATGGCTTTCTCATCTTTGCAGTGTTCCAAATCATGACTTCAAAGTGCCTTTACTTTTTGAGCTCAGCACAGATCAATATGGTTTAACACAGACTATAGAATGAGAGATAATCTTAatcatattatattatttcttaCCTCCTGGGTGAGTTTCTTACACTTGTTATGATTGTCAGTTTCCATTATTATGTTGatcatagagagagagaaagcaatatAAGAGAGCTCTGTGAGTATAAAACAATGATGCCTACATTGTTTTAAATTGCATCCAGCCCAGGTTAACATATTAAAAACTGTGTTTGCCTCCTCAGTTTCTAAACCACAAAGATACTTAGTCTTGCCCATTGGGCTGAATAGATGAAATAATTACACCACTAACATGAGTTGTAAAACTTACCAAAGATAATTCAGATAATGGGTATGCTTATGATTTGATAACAACTTTTACCTTTTGGGTAATTTCACTCTTTCATTCAATATATGTACTAACTATATATCCAACATATTATAAAGTTCATCAGGATATGGCAGAACAAAAGGCATCacaagaagagagagaataatTTTGCCTGTGCTCATTAGTTTTGAAGTAGTAGAAAATGTCTAAATATTAGGTGGAGCAAACTAGTAAAATTGGCTCAAGTTTTCATTACACAACTTCCTTTCTCAAACCTCTGCAGCTTTGGTGCAATTCCCATCGACCAGAGTTGGTCCGACCAGCCTTGGAAAGGTCACTGAAAAATCTTCAATTGGATTATGTTGACCTCTATCTTATACATTTTCCAGTGTCTGTAAAGGTAGGCAGCTTGTGTGAtcaaattaatttcacttttgtTGTCAGCATAAATATTGTTTTCATGGATATTTGAACTAAACTTTTTCTTAGGAGGACATAGGGATTATAACATGGAAGAAGAGCCCCAAACCTAACTCCTAATTCCTTTCTATGGAATACATTTTGAATCCATACTTCCGTGATTCATGTCTACAAGAAAAGAGAGTACAGAATCCTCAAAGCCTCTGCCTCAAAAACTTGAGGAAATGACAATCATCTCCTTGAAGGCACAAGGTCTTAGTTATGACTCCTGATTTCACCTCTTGGGATGTTCACAGACACAGAGTTTCATGAAGCTGTGGTGTCCAGAAAAGCTGCTGCACATAGGATGCACAATGAGTTTCCATCTTCTTGCCTCTTTTCAAGGGGCAAGAACTCAGTCCGGCAGTGTCTTACTACAAACCTTCAGGGGAAACCTTGTTGCTTCTGCTTCCTCTCTTTTCACACtggagtttttatttttgcttagccATGAATTCTTGTGTCATTCATAACTTTTGCCTTAAGGTACTGAAAACTAGTCAGGCTAGTTAATGCAAAAGGGTGTATTAGATATGATAATGGGAAATCCAAGCCATGGCTACATTAAGAATTtgataaaaactctaaaaatataTCCTTTCTCCATCCTTATCTCTGCTTTATTACAAaaggctttttaaatatttgttccaaCCTTTTTCATTGGTGGCATTTATGGCTTTGGAGCACTTTAAGGCCCATGTTCATTACTGTGAGCTCTTGTGCATCTCCTAATTTCCAGACTACCCTTGAAAACACCTCCATTGACTTCATGATTGCTTCATGGTCCTGTTCATGGAAGATCACATGTTCAGGGAGATAAACAACTCTGATAGCAGCATCTGGGTCAAAAATACAATCCATTATACCTGGATATCAAGGTCTTTTGCAGTTGAAGAGAGGTATTGCCACAGAGAAAATTATAGGAGCAGACGAAAGTAATGTAAGTCAACGATGGCACTCCATTAGGAATCAGAAAGAtggtatttatttatacatacgaTAGTTGGAAGAGATTAGAGGAAGCCTGTCTTCTGAAAACATTCCTTATACTTTCATATGTAGCACACTttgtacataccacattttggaGCATGGCATCACCTAACTCATGgaggattagtgtccttaaatGTACCTCAGAGTATGGCTATGTGTGGAGAAATTGATTTGCTGCATCACTAAACTGACTCCTTCTACTTAAGCCAGGTGAGGAGGTGATCCCAaaagatgaaaatggaaaagtaCTGTTTGACACAGTGGATCTCTGTGCCACGTGGGAGGTGAGTGCCTGGAGGAgagcacagataagaaagatgaGACAGGATACATCTGTTTCCTATCTTCCTAGTACAAGTAAGGAAAATGCACCATTGGATCAAAAACTTAGGAGCTTTACAAAGGTGGTTTTTGTGAGCagtgaggaaaaagaaatgacaggCATACAAAAGAGAGAAGTGGAGGAGAAGAACTGGGGGTAAGGAGGACTGGGATTTATTTCCTTGCCTGTGCACTAATCTCTCCAGTTTCCCAAGGAGGAAATGGAAATTCTTACTCTTGCAATCACTATCTTCTTCcccaattttctgttttattttttcccttttaagaaCCACAGCTAGCTAGTTTTATTGTTATATCTTGACAGTTGTTGCTTTCACAGTTCTGTGTCACATTTATCTTGATCTTCCACACCTCA
The nucleotide sequence above comes from Symphalangus syndactylus isolate Jambi chromosome 10, NHGRI_mSymSyn1-v2.1_pri, whole genome shotgun sequence. Encoded proteins:
- the LOC129491830 gene encoding aldo-keto reductase family 1 member C1 isoform X4 encodes the protein MDSKYQCVKLNDGHFMPVLGFGTYAPPEVPKSKALEATKLAIEAGFRHIDSAHLYNNEEQVGLAIRSKIADGSVKREDIFYTSKLWCNSHRPELVRPALERSLKNLQLDYVDLYLIHFPVSVKEDIGIITWKKSPKPNS